In the Callospermophilus lateralis isolate mCalLat2 chromosome 7, mCalLat2.hap1, whole genome shotgun sequence genome, AGCCATGGGTTATGACCGCTACGTGGCCATCTGCAACCCGCTACGCTACACAGTGCTCATGGGCCACGGGGTGTGCTTGGGATTGGTGGCTGCTGCCTGCGCCTGTGGCTTCACTGTCTCTTTGGTCACTACCTCCCTGGTATTCCACCTGCCCTTCCACTCCTCCAACCAACTGCATCACTTCTTCTGTGACATCTCCCCTGTCCTCCAACTGGCGTCTCAGCACTCCCGCCTCAGTCAGTTGGTCATCTTCATGCTGGGTGTCTTGGTCTTGGTTATCCCACTGCTACTCATCCTGGTGTCCTATGTCCGCATCATCTCTGCCATTCTAAAGATCCCATCCTCTGTTGGAAGATACAgagccttctccacctgtgccTCCCATCTCATTGTGGTGACTGTCCACTATGGCTGTGCCTCCTTCATCTACTTGAGGCCCAAGTCCAACTACTCTTCCAGCCAAGACACCCTGATATCTGTGTCTTACACCATCCTCACCCCATTGTTCAATCCAATGATCTATA is a window encoding:
- the LOC143404964 gene encoding olfactory receptor 10K1 is translated as MEWGNETWVREFVFLGFSALVSLQRLLFMVFLLVYLFTLATNAIIMATIVLDRALHTPMYFFLSVLSCSETCYTFVIVPKMLVDLLAQKKTISFLGCAIQMFTFLFLGCSHSFLLAAMGYDRYVAICNPLRYTVLMGHGVCLGLVAAACACGFTVSLVTTSLVFHLPFHSSNQLHHFFCDISPVLQLASQHSRLSQLVIFMLGVLVLVIPLLLILVSYVRIISAILKIPSSVGRYRAFSTCASHLIVVTVHYGCASFIYLRPKSNYSSSQDTLISVSYTILTPLFNPMIYSLRNKEFKSALQRTMSKTWFSLN